One segment of Chelonia mydas isolate rCheMyd1 chromosome 13, rCheMyd1.pri.v2, whole genome shotgun sequence DNA contains the following:
- the LOC114020148 gene encoding olfactory receptor 1020-like, with protein MGHMQWKNQTSITKFILLGFRNMNEVQILLFVLFLVIYIVTMAGNLLIVMLVVADQQLHTPMYFFLGNLSFLDTCYTSVIAPRLLSGFLAEDRTMSFGDCITQLFFFSALACIECFLLAVMAYDRYLAVCNPLSYNVIMNLRFCLQLVSASWITGFSVSALAVGMVPQLSFCGPNEINNFFCDMEELLKLSCTKSPLAEMIILVSCSLVSLVPFLFIVMSYILILSATLQIASSAGRQKAFSTCASHLLVVSLYYGTIVIMYVSPSAERSPAFHKALSIMYTVVTSMFNPIIYSLRNKEVKGAFRKVVLQNLGMI; from the coding sequence ATGGGACACATGCAATGGAAAAATCAAACATCCATCACCAAGTTCATCCTGCTGGGATTCAGGAACATGAATGAAGTTCAGATTCTGCTTTTTGTGCTGTTTCTAGTGATCTACATTGTGACCATGGCTGGGAACCTTCTCATTGTTATGCTAGTTGTGGCTGACCAGCagcttcacacccccatgtacttcttcctggggaacttgtcTTTCCTGGACACCTGCTACACCTCAGTCATTGCCCCCAGGTTGCTGTCTGGATTCTTGGCAGAGGACAGGACAATGTCCTTCGGGGACTGCATCACACAGTTGTTCTTCTTCAGTGCTTTGGCTTGCATTGAGTGTTTCCTACTTGCAGTCATGGCTTATGACCGTTATCTAGCCGTATGCAACCCACTCAGCTATAATGTTATAATGAACCTCAGGTTCTGCCTTCAGTTGGTATCTGCCTCCTGGATAACTGGTTTCTCAGTCAGTGCATTAGCAGTGGGGATGGTTCCCCAGCTAAGCTTCTGCGgtcctaatgaaattaataatttcTTCTGTGACATGGAGGAGCTACTCAAATTGTCCTGCACAAAAAGCCCCTTGGCGGAAATGATCATTCTGGTCTCCTGCTCCCTGGTATCCCTGGTCCCTTTCCTCTTCATTGTTATGTCTTACATTCTTATCCTCTCGGCCACCTTGCAAATTGCCTCCTCTGCTGGGAGGCAGaaggccttttccacctgtgCCTCTCACCTGCTAGTGGTGAGTCTGTATTATGGGACCATCGTTATCATGTATGTGTCACCATCTGCTGAGCGGTCCCCAGCCTTCCATAAAGCCCTGTCTATCATGTACACGGTTGTCACCTCGATGTTCAACCCCATCATTTACAGTCTGAGGAACAAAGAGGTGAAGGGGGCCTTCAGGAAAGTCGTGCTGCAGAACTTAGGTATGATTTAG
- the LOC102938641 gene encoding olfactory receptor 10A7, translating to MNSTTHCEELAQGNSTAVNEFIILGFSSSLLGQVLLFLMYFAIYTLTLLGNSLIVLITLADPALHIPMYFFMGNLSFLEICYSSVTLPKMMVISLTGDNTISFIGCAAQMYFFLLLGSAECYLLAAMAYDRYVAICHPLHYVAIMERRSCAWLVASSWLSGIPVSFIQTTLVFTSPFCGPNKIDHFFCDVAPVLRLVCADTSCNEMSNIMVTVVFLATPFTLILTSYTRIIATVLKMSSLGSRHKAFSTCSLHLVVVMLFYGSGMVMYLRPRSSHEPENDKLLSLFYTVVTPMLNPVIYSLRNEEVKGALRRRVAGKRLSPLQ from the coding sequence ATGAATTCTACCACACATTGTGAGGAGCTGGCACAGGGAAACAGCACTGCCGTGAATGAGTTCATTATCTTGGGATTTTCCAGTAGCCTGCTAGGGCAGGTGCTGCTTTTCCTGATGTATTTTGCTATCTACACTCTCACCCTGCTGGGAAACAGTCTCATTGTTCTCATCACACTAGCTGACCCTGCCCTCCACATCCCCATGTATTTCTTCATGGGGAACTTGTCCTTCCTGGAGATCTGCTACAGCTCAGTCACCCTGCCCAAGATGATGGTCATCTCCCTCACTGGAGATAACACCATCTCATTCATTGGTTGTGCAGCTCAGatgtattttttccttctcctggGCTCTGCTGAATGCTATCTCCTGGCTGCCATGGCCTATGACCGCTATGTGGCCATATGCCACCCTCTGCATTATGTGGCCATCATGGAGAGGAGGTCTTGCGCCTGGCTTGTGGCCAGCTCCTGGCTGAGCGGGATTCCTGTCTCCTTCATCCAAACCACCTTGGTTTTCACCTCCCCATTCTGTGGCCCCAACAAAATCgaccatttcttctgtgatgtGGCACCTGTGCTGCGGCTGGTCTGCGCCGACACATCATGCAACGAGATGTCCAACATCATGGTCACCGTGGTCTTCCTTGCCACCCCGTTCACCCTCATCCTAACCTCCTACACCCGCATCATTGCCACTGTCCTGAAAATGTCCTCCCTGGGGAGCAGGcacaaagccttctccacctgttCTTTGCACCTGGTGGTGGTGATGCTCTTTTATGGCTCCGGCATGGTCATGTATCTGCGTCCCAGATCTAGCCATGAGCCGGAGAATGACAAGCTGCTGTCCCTCTTCTATACCGTGGTCACCCCCATGCTGAACCCcgtcatctacagcctgaggaacgAGGAGGTGAAGGGGGCACTGCGGAGGAGGGTGGCTGGGAAGAGGTTGTCCCCATTACAATAA